Proteins from one Lepidochelys kempii isolate rLepKem1 chromosome 6, rLepKem1.hap2, whole genome shotgun sequence genomic window:
- the LOC140912790 gene encoding olfactory receptor-like protein COR4 yields MAGGNCSAVTEFILTGLTDHPELQVPLFTMFLVIYGITLVWNLEMMVLIRINPRLHTPMYFFLKNLSLMDACYSTVIAPKMLMSFLAKRKAISCTACIIQYFSFILFVISECLLLAVMAYDRYVAICNPLLYTVIMSPKHCLWLAAGSYLWAFLTSVIHASGLLRLSYCHSNLLNHFFCDINPLLKLSTSGTYVNKLLVFLFGSLIEVISIGTILISYILIIATVLQIRSINGRCKAFSTCTSHLTAVSMFHGKILFMYFRPSASYTLDTDKMASVFYAVLIPMLNPLVYSLRNKDVMDALRRAIETKLRAHFPPKGVLIGKPNPLMAALHT; encoded by the coding sequence ATGGCTGGAGGAAATTGTTCGGCAGTGACCGAGTTCATTCTCACAGGACTGACAGACCATCCAGAGCTGCAGGTCCCGCTCTTCACGATGTTCCTAGTGATCTATGGTATCACCCTGGTGTGGAATCTGGAGATGATGGTTTTAATCAGGATCAACCCCCgacttcacacccccatgtacttcttcctcaaGAATTTGTCCCTCATGGATGCCTGTTACTCCACAGTCATTGCTCCCAAGATGCTAATGAGCTTCTTAGCCAAGAGGAAAGCTATTTCCTGCACAGCTTGCATCATCCAATATTTTAGCTTCATATTGTTTGTCATCTCTGAGTGCCTTCTGCTGGCAGTAATGGCGTATGACCGTTATGTAGCCATCTGTAACCCGCTGCTGTACACAGTCATCATGTCACCAAAGCACTGCCTATGGCTGGCAGCTGGTTCATATCTATGGgccttcctgacctctgtgaTACACGCGAGCGGTTTGCTAAGATTATCCTACTGCCACTCCAATCTCCTGAATCATTTTTTCTGTGATATCAACCCACTTCTAAAGCTCTCCACTTCTGGCACCTATGTCAACAAGCTACTTGTTTTCCTCTTTGGCAGTCTGATAGAGGTGATCAGCATTGGGACCATCCTCATCTCATACATCTTAATTATTGCAACTGTGCTGCAGATCCGCTCCATCAACGGCAGGtgcaaagccttctccacctgcacctcCCACCTGACGGCCGTCTCCATGTTCCATGGGAAAATTCTCTTCATGTACTTCCGACCCAGTGCCAGCTACACGCTGGACACAGACAAAATGGCCTCAGTGTTCTACGCAGTGCTGATCCCCATGCTGAATCCCCTCGTCTACAGCTTGAGGAACAAGGATGTGATGGATGCCCTGAGGAGAGCAATAGAGACAAAATTGAGGGCCCATTTTCCCCCAAAGGGTGTCTTAATAGGAAAACCAAATCCTTTAATGGCTGCTCTGCACACATAG
- the LOC140913772 gene encoding olfactory receptor 5J3-like produces MAEGNHSMVTQFILLGLTDREELQIPLFAVFLVIYILTLVGNLGMIMLIRVDPRLHTPMYFFLSNLSVIDLCYSSVFAPRMLVNFLVGSKRISYSACIAQHFSFVVFVTTEGFLLAVMAYDRYVAICNPLLYTAVMSKRVCFRLVAGSYVGGLVNSLTHTCGLLRLSFCGPKSSMIINHYFCDTNPLLKLACSDNHINEILLVMFSGVIVMSTLLTVIISYLYILFSILRIRSATGRRKAFSTCASHLTAVTMFYGPVSLSHMQPSSTYSLEQEKISAVFYTLVVPMLNPLIYSLRNKEVKDALKRVIDWKNILS; encoded by the coding sequence ATGGCTGAGGGCAATCACAGCATGGTGACCCAGTTCATCCTCCTGGGGTTGACGGATCGTGAGGAGCTGCAGATACCCCTCTTTGCGGTGTTTCTGGTGATCTATATTCTTACGCTGGTGGGGAATCTCGGGATGATCATGTTGATCAGGGTTGATCCCCGACTCCatacccccatgtacttcttcctcagTAACCTGTCTGTCATTGACCTTTGCTATTCCTCAGTCTTCGCTCCGAGGATGCTGGTGAATTTCTTAGTGGGGAGTAAAAGAATTTCTTACTCTGCCTGTATTGCCCAACACTTCTCCTTCGTTGTTTTTGTGACCACAGAAGGGTTCCTGCTGGCCGTGATGGCATACGACCGCTATGTAGCCATCTGTAACCCTCTGCTGTATACTGCTGTTATGTCTAAGAGAGTCTGTTTTCGTCTAGTGGCCGGCTCATATGTAGGGGGGCTCGTGAACTCACTGACCCACACATGTGGCTTGCTGAGGTTGTCGTTCTGTGGGCCAAAATCATCAATGATCATCAATCATTACTTTTGTGACACTAACCCATTGCTGAAGCTCGCCTGCTCTGATAACCACATCAATGAGATTTTGCTCGTAATGTTCTCCGGGGTTATTGTGATGTCCACCCTCCTGACTGTCATCATCTCTTATCTGTACATCCTCTTCTCTATCCTGAGGATCCGCTCCGCCACGGGCAGGCggaaagccttctccacctgtgCCTCTCATCTGACAGCTGTCACCATGTTCTATGGACCTGTAAGCTTAAGCCACATGCAACCCAGTTCCACCTACTCGCTGGAACAGGAGAAAATCTCTGCTGTGTTTTATACCCTGGTGGTCCCCATGCTGAACCCCCTTATttacagcctgaggaacaaggaggtTAAGGATGCTCTTAAGAGGGTGATAGACTGGAAAAACATTCTCAGCTAA